One window from the genome of Bacteroidota bacterium encodes:
- the rpsT gene encoding 30S ribosomal protein S20: MANHKSSVKRIRQDKTKNERNRYNAKTVRNAVKKLRECTSKDEAATLLPSVSSMLDKLAKKRIFHKNKAGNLKSELTKHVNSL, translated from the coding sequence ATGGCAAATCATAAATCATCAGTTAAAAGAATTAGACAGGACAAAACAAAGAACGAGCGAAATCGTTATAATGCAAAAACTGTCCGCAATGCCGTTAAAAAACTCAGGGAATGTACCAGTAAAGATGAGGCTGCAACTTTATTGCCCAGCGTTTCATCTATGCTCGACAAGTTGGCCAAGAAAAGAATTTTTCATAAAAATAAGGCCGGTAATTTGAAATCTGAGCTGACTAAGCACGTGAATAGCCTGTAG